AACGCGGTATCGCAGTTGCCCGACGCGTCGAGACCGGTTCGTTCGGTGTCAACACCTTCAACCTCGACTGGGGTTCACCGTTCGGCGGTGTCAAAGCCAGCGGCCTGGGTCGTGAACTCGGTCCCGAAGGGCTCGCGTCGTACCAGCAGCTCAAATCCATCTTCCTTGCATCCTCGTAAGAATCGAGCCACTATGTCCGACGCAGGACTCGCCGGCGCCCGTGCGCTGGCAGAAAACACAGTGAAAATCGCCGAGCAGTTTGGGACCGCCGAGTGGGAAGCCGACAGTGCGTGCAACGGCTGGCGAGTCCACGACCTCATTGGCCACATGGCGTTTTTCTTCAACTTCATCGCTGATCCGAACCTAGTGTTCCCGCAGAACCCCAGTGGAAAGTCCGAGCGGCTCAACGACGCTGCTGTTCGCGAGCGCGCCGAACTACCGCATGAGCAGATCCTGAACTATTACCGGGAACAGTCCGAAGCCGGCCTCGCGACGTTGGCGGCGCTGCAAGGAGAAGAACTGCGCGACAACCCGATCGAGATGCTCGACCTCGGAACTTATCGCCTTCATCAGCTCAGTGACGCGGTGTCGTTCGACCATCTCGTCCATCTGACGTCGGATCTTCTGGCGCCGTTCGGTCCGATTACCTACAGTGAGATCGATTTGGCGGCCGCTATCGATCCGGCGATCGACTGGATGGTCTCAGGACTCCCGCAGATGTGCGGCGAATCAGTCGCTGTCGCTCTGACATCCCCTGTGGCACTGCGACTCAACGGTGCCACCGAGCGAACTTTCGTCCTCGCCCGTGGCGATGGGGGAGTGACCGTCACCGAAACCGACGACGTGCCGGAGAACGTCGCGACAACCCAGGCCACCGAATTCCTGCGGTGGGGGACCACCCGCTCGGCATGGCGATCCGCCGTCGAGGTTTCCGGCGACCGCACAACCGTCGCGGCGGTTCTCGATGCCATCGACATC
The nucleotide sequence above comes from Rhodococcus sp. KBS0724. Encoded proteins:
- a CDS encoding maleylpyruvate isomerase N-terminal domain-containing protein — encoded protein: MSDAGLAGARALAENTVKIAEQFGTAEWEADSACNGWRVHDLIGHMAFFFNFIADPNLVFPQNPSGKSERLNDAAVRERAELPHEQILNYYREQSEAGLATLAALQGEELRDNPIEMLDLGTYRLHQLSDAVSFDHLVHLTSDLLAPFGPITYSEIDLAAAIDPAIDWMVSGLPQMCGESVAVALTSPVALRLNGATERTFVLARGDGGVTVTETDDVPENVATTQATEFLRWGTTRSAWRSAVEVSGDRTTVAAVLDAIDIV